ACTCGCATCCAATGCCAGGAACAAATCCGGATCAATGGACGCAGCGGCAGTTTTCGCACCGCGCTGCCCAGCCAATTCTTCCTGTACAGTAGCCCCGACGTAGACGACATTCGGATGATTTGGGTTTTCATGCAGCTCTTTTGCGAGCTCCACTGCCAAACTGCAACCATAGCGATTATCCCATGCTTTAGCCATGATACGGCGCGGATTGGCCATGACCTGCAACGGGCAAACCGGTACGATTTGCTGGCCAGCCCGTATTCCTGCCAGTTCGGCTTCCTCTCGTGAATCCACGCCGATATCAATGTACATGTTGCGTACATCCATCGGACGATTACGCTGATCGTCGCTCAAGACATGCGGCGGGATCGAGCTGATTACGCCTTCGACTGGCCCATTGTCCGTAATAATATGTACACGTTGTGCGAGCAGGACCTGCCCCCACCAGCCTCCCAGCGTCTGAAATGAAATAAATCCTTTATCTGAAATTCGGGTCACCATGAAGCCGACTTCGTCCATGTGACCCGCTACCATAATTTTGGGACCGTTCTCGTCACCACGCATAACGCCAAAAATACTGCCCAGATTGTCGTACATGAGTTCACTCGTATAGCTGCTTATGTATTCTCGCATAATCTCGCGTACCGGACCTTCGAAGCCAGGCGCTCCTGGTGCCTGCGTCAAACGGTTCCACAGTTCAGCTTGAAATTTATTTTCCATCGCCAAAAATCCTCCTCGACCCTAGTTTCATGCCAGTTAACCTTCTCTATTATCCGCGAGAGAGAATTCAGACGCAACTACCTCCAAGCAGGAATGCAAGATCTTGTCCCGAATGAAGAAAAAACACGAATCGTTTTGAGGGGGAAAAAGCAGATGGCAATCACATTGCGAAAGTTGACCGAATTCAGTGAAATTGAGCAATTAGAAGGAATGGAAGGAAAAATATGGGACCCTTCTAGTGCTATTCCTCACCATATGACACTCACGATGCAAAAGTTTGGCGGTCTGTTTTTAGGGGCATTCGATGGCGAGGAAATGATCGGCTTCTTGTACAGCTTCCCGGGCTTTACCAACGGAGAACCCCATCTTTGTTCGCACATGCTCGGCTTTTTGCCAGAGTATCGCAAGCAAGGGCTAGGTGTACAAATGAAATGGCTGCAAAAGGAAGAAGCGGCAGCAGCAGGCTATTCCAAAATTACATGGACGTACGACCCGCTTGAGACGGTAAACGGTGTTCTGAACATCGCCAAGCTCGGCGGAATTGTTCGAACCTATTTGCCAAACTGCTACGGAGAGCTCGATGACGACTTTAATCGCGGACTGCCGACAGACCGTTTCCTCGTGGAATGGATGATCGGAAGCGATCGTGTGGAATCCCGTCAGGCAGGAAAGAACCTTATTCCCTCTTTAGAACAGGCGCCAGACCTGTTGCGTCTGGAAATCAAGAATGGTATTCCATATCCTGTCGAAATCGACTTGTCACGCGAAGAGCCTATCGTGCTGCTGCCTGTCCCTGCCTTCTTCCAGGATGTTAAACGAGCTGATATGACCGTCGCTTCCATGTGGCGAGAGATGACCCGCGAATTGTTTACGGTCTATTTTGCCAAAGGTTATGTCGTTACGAATATCATCCGAGATGAATCCATCGTTCGTTACGTCTTAGAAAAGCAGCCGTTGACTGATATTTTAGGTGTCTCATCCTCTCTATCCTAGCTAGAATTGCGCGCCGGGTGCGCAGGTTGTGGTAAAATGGTGGTTGCCCAACCCTACACAACAAAGGACGAGAATGAAATGAATCCATCACAATACAAGTATGACGTTATCATCATCGGCGGCGGCCCCTCTGGGCTGATGTCTGCTATTGCTGCTTCTGGCCAAGGAGCAAGAGTTTGTCTCGTGGAAAAAGGCTCAAAGCTCGGACGCAAGCTCATCATATCTGGCGGCGGTCGTTGCAATGTAACCAATGCGAAGGAACAAGATGAATTGATCAAACAAATGCCGGGTAATGGCCGCTTCATGTACAGTGCTCTCACCCAATTCGGCAACCGAGAGATTATCCAGTTTTTTGAGGAGTTGGGGGTCTCGTTAAAAGAAGAGGATCGCGGTCGCATGTTTCCGGTCACAGATAAAGCCGTTACAGTCGCCCAAGCGTTGATTGATTTGTTGAAGCAAAGAGGTGCCAGTATTCATTTAAATGCCCCTGTAAAAGAAGTTCTCTATTCGGAAGGCAGAGTCGGTGGCATCATGCTCCAGTCTGGTGAAAAAATTACCGCGCCTTGTGTGATTATTGCCGTTGGGGGTTGTTCTGTACCACAGACAGGATCTACAGGCGATGGCTATGCTTGGGCGAAAACAGCCGGGCATACAATCACAGAACTGTATCCTACTGAAGTACCGCTTACAGCCAATGACTCTTTTATTCGCGATAAATCGATCCAGGGTCTGTCGCTGCGTGACATCACGATGACGTTGTACGCGCCCAATGGGAAAAAGATAAATACACAGGAAGGCGACATGATCTTCACTCATTTCGGAATATCAGGCCCCGCCTCTCTGCGCATGGGACATTATGTCTCTGTGTCGCAACGAAAATACGGAGCGGTTCCTCTATCTCTGACGATCGATCTCATGCCTGACAAAACAGCCGAGGAAATCATGTCGGAAAGCTGGCAACTGATCGAGGAACAGCCAAAAAAGGCAGTAAAAAATGCAATCAAAGGCTTCCTGCCTGAACGGATTATCCCACTCTTGCTTGCCATGGCAGGAATTTCGGATGAAACGACCTACAGCCATATGAAGAAACAGGAGTGGAGCAAGTTCACGAGCTTGATCAAAGCTTTTCCACTTACCATTACGGGGACGCTCTCTCTCGAGGAAGCGTTCATTACAGGTGGCGGTGTGAGTGTAAAAGAGATCGATCCACGTACGATGAGATCCAAACTCATGGATGGGTTATATTTTGCTGGAGAGGTCATGGACGTCCACGCCCATACCGGCGGCTACAACATCACCATCGCCTTTTCGTCTGGCCATTCTGCAGGTACGCATAGTGCGCAGGAAGCATTTGAATTTTTTTACGAGAATGACGTTTAGGTTATGAAGGATTGGGGAAACTATGAATCAGGTTCTCTTTTCATGAAAAGAGAAATCAGCACATTACTCCCCCCTAGTTGTAATGTGCTGGTTTAACAGACCTTACTCCCTTTATCTTCCTAGATGGGGCATCGCCTGCGTGAGCGATGCTTCTTTTTTTTGCCCACCAAAAAGCACCGGCTACAAAAGACGGCAAGTCCATCTTTTCATAGCAGGTGCTTTATCATTGATTATCGGTTTATCCAACAAGGCGGAACAAATACGCAAATCCAGCGAGCAAAAAGCCTAGGCCCAACAGAAAGAACGTATTGGCACGCTGCTTGACGCGCCTTTCGTCTCCCTGAAAATAAGCGTTCATCCGCGATTGCCAACGTTTTGTCCGCGGCTGCACCATGACGAGTATGCCAACTGCCAGTAAGAAGAGAGGAAAGACCATCATCTGGCTCATCCCTTTTTCTTACGACGGAGAAGCCAACCGTTGTCATCTTCGGTTGGTGCGCCTTCGATTACCAGACGTGCCTCCTCCGCAAGCTGGTAGGCTTCTGCGAAAGCCAGTTGTCGAAATGATATCTCTGCCTTCGTCAACAAATCATTGACCTGGCGATTTTGGCGACGATAACGGTTTGTATACTGAATGGCACCCTCTGCCATCTGACAAGTTGTGATAATCCGTTCTGCCATCCGCTCTGTTTCGCCGACCAAATCACTCGCGTCCTGGATCAACATGGCCACCTCTTCCAGATCATAGCGGTACTGTTCCATGATCATTTGCACGCGGCCCAACGTTTGCACGACTTCTTCAAACATGTATTTCAATTGATCCGGAATGCCCGGCAAGTAGCTGCGCTTGATTTGCTGACGGAGTCGGACTAATGTGTTAGAAATTCGCTCCAGTTCATCCAGCGCATCGTCTTCCGTTTCGATGACCAAATACGCTTGCTCTTCTTCTTCCAGAATCATCTCTTCCTGTTCAGGCTGACTCTTCGGCATGACCAGTTCATACTCTTCTTCTTCGTACACAGGCTCCTCCGCTTTGGCTGCTGGAGCTGGCTTTTGTGCTTTTTTATTGAAAAGCTGAGGAATTGCTTGCAACAACACGGAACGTTCAGCTTCACTCAGCTCAGAGGCTTTTCCTCGAACCGCTTGCTCTTCCTCCACTTTCGTCTGCTGGAAAGGCGTCGGCTTTGCAGGATCTTCTTCGCTGTTAGAATGCGCGGTCTCGCTAGCCAGAGTCGGCTCAGGTGTACGAATCTCCGGCTCCACAGGCGCGGATGTCGCAGCTACTTGCTGTAGGGAATCATCCTGTTCCGCCTCTCCTACCTCTGCTCTCTTTTCTTCCTGCACAAATTCTTTTTCATCCTTACCTTGATTCACTTCTGCTTGTGGTTCCGATTCAACTTCTGCATACACCGTCGCTGCGGCTTCATCACGAGCAAGAACACCATCTTCTATCGCTTGATACGTCGCATCAATGAGCACTTCGAACGCTTTGACATGGGTCAACACCATTTCCAGGCTTCCCTCTTCCAAAGCGCTCTTCGCAGACATGACCAATTGCTTTGCCTGCAAAAGAGCATTGTCAAAGGAATCCTGCTTTAATTGAAAGCCGTCACGAACGGCCTGCTCAATTCCTTCCTCCAGATGCTTGAATTCTTCCGGCAATTCCTTTTTCACGCGTTGCACAAGCTTTGGAATGAGCTCCATCGCTTGTCCTACCTGCTCCAAGACTTGCTGAGCTTTTTGTGTGGTTTCGTAGGCGGCAATGTCATCCCCTGCCGCCCGCGCTGTTTTCACGAGTTTTCGCATCGTGTCTACTTCATCCAGCGATGCTTTCAATTCATGGAAAGACAATCCGTACTCCAAGCGCAAATCGGACAAGCGTCGTTCCATCTGTTCCACTTGTTTTCCGATCTCAGGAACAACAACCTTGTTTTCTTGCTTGGTAACGGCCACTTTGGAAGTGTCAGTTTTCAGCTCATCAAGCTCTTCTTCAATTTTTGAAATGGCCTCTCTCGCCTCATTCAGCATGCCAAGTGCCAATGTAAAACGGAAACGATCGCAAGCCTCTTCTGCATCGAGAATCATCATTTCCACATCTGGGATGCGAATGCGCAGCAGGTTTTCTTTTTTGTCAGCCAAGTGGTGGTAACGTACTTCTGTCATGCCGCTGGAACGGCGAAGCGGTTTTTCCACCTCAATGACATTGATCTTCTCAACGAGCTCTTCCTTCCAATCCTCTACATCGTCTACTTGGGCAAAAATAGCACGACGTCTGATCATTGCGTAAATCAAACCGATCGATAGCCCAGCAAATACCGCACCAACCAGATAGATCCACCAGGGAATCCCTCCGAGTGTGCTACTGCTTTCGCTCTCTCCCGCTTTACTAGCGTCGGTCGCATCCGGTTTTGCTGTTGCTTGCTTGCTTTCAATACGGCTAAGCTCCCTGTTTACTTCCGCGATTACAGTTTGTATACCGGTCAAATACTGCTTTTGTGTGCGGAATGCGTCATAAAAAGACGCGATCTTTTCATGCAGCATTGCCATCGTGGCACCTTTTTCCTGCAATGAAGGACCGGCATAAATCCCCAGCTGCTCGGTGTTCATGTCAAGTACGATCATCAGTGCATCATCGGCCAAATTGTAATTGTCAAACAGCTTTTGCGCGTAAATATCTGGAGATTCAGCTTCCGGTGCAGTGCTTTCCACTACCACGACTTTGTAGCTGCCGGGTATCCCGTTCAAAGAATTTGCAAAGGCCGTTCTGTCTTCTTTTTTCAAATAGTTGTCAGCGTCCTGAACAACTTCGTCTTTTTTATCTGGAAACGGCGTTGCATAAGCCGGATTCGTATATAACAACATGCCTGCCAAACAGAGCATGAATAGTTTTCGTTTCACTTGTCATACATCCCCTTACTAGAATCATTCATTGGGAGAGGCCACGCCTAAGCGGGCAGCAAAGAACCTCGCAGATAACACATAATCGAGGTTTGCAGCCATTGGACGAAATCCTCGGAAGATGGCTCCAGATCATAGACCTGGCGAACCATTTGTGGTTGCAAAAATGGATATATCATCTGGCTCGTCATAGCCAGTACTGTACGATCAATAGAGACGGGCAAAAACTCACCCGAGACGACACCGCCCTCGATCACACGCGAAAGCCCGTGCTTCCATCGGCTCATATACAGTGTCATCACTTCACGTGCAAGCATGGATTCTACGCTCAGCTCACGGTGAATCAAACGTGTGATAGGCGCATGCTCACATTGAAATTGCAAATACAGCTGCACAACTTGTTCCAATCGTTGATAGGCAGGGATGTTTTCCTGCTCGTTTTCCAGTTCTTCCAAAAGGCGAAACAACGTCTCAAAGTAGGAAGCAATCAGCGTCTCCAGGACTCCTTGCTTCCCTTCAAAGTGATAGGAAATCAGCGCGGAATTTACTTGAGCAACAGAGGCAATTTGTCTTACGGAGGTTCCTTTGTAGCCATGAACATCAAAAAGCTTCGCTGCTGCGGATAAAATACGCATTTTCGTCTGATCCATCAGGCATCTTTCCCATTGTACAGATTATTCGACGAAAAAAGATAGTCTTGTTGTAAGTTCGACAATGTTTTCCATGATTCCTTCTCACAATGCTGATTCCACCGAAAAAAACCGCTACCGCATAGATTTTCTTCCACATAAGAAGTACGTAAAAAGTATCGAGTACGTTACCTTATCTTTTTAATTTTCCCTGACAGAAAAAAGACGCTCCTGTCTGTTTTGCAAGAGGAACGTCTCACTTGATTACTCTTACTTCCTATTTGCTTTTTTCCGTTGGAGCTATGATGGGGGCTACCGTTCCATATTGCTGCAAATATGTTTCTACTTGCGTATGCTCTTTTACACGCTGATCGTTCAAATCGTACGAAGATCGGATTGACATCGTCATGTTCGTGGGGAGCATCGTTTTTTTGTTGTAGTGAATCGTGTACTCTGCCTCCACCTCCATCTGGTTCACGAGCTCGTTTACGTCCACCTTCTTCTTGGACTGAATCGTGGGTCCGGAATGATGGGCAGGCGTTCCTCTCCAATTGCCTTCCGAGAGTGACATCGCTATCTTCAGCTTCGGTATGTAGGGTTTTTCTCGCCCTGCTATCGATTGGACTTTTGCTCCCGACTTTGTTTGTTCTTGCATTTGGGTAACAAGCCAGCTCTTTAGTTTGGCAGAATCCAATACCACTCCGATCGCCTCAAAATCGTCTTTTGGATTGTCATCAGGCAACATCCGGACGTTTCGTTTCATATCGTCTATTTGCTGAAACGAAGCAATGGGGTTCCAGTTGTTCATTTCTTGATGCAGGGCCGGACTATCTCCTGCAACATGGTTCCAGCCTTCGTTTTGTCCATCCTTGGTGTACAGCTTGTCCCCTTGGCTGAGCAAGGATAGGTTGTCCACTCTGTTTTCCTCTGGTACGGAGAGCTTCACGTTCATGTAAACAGCCTCTCCGTCTTTTCTTCCCGAAAAGTTAACCATGTTCGCATTGGCACTGTTCGCCGTCAACAGCTTGGTTTGGCCGTAGAACGCATACGATTTTTGTGCATCGAACTTGTCACGCACCTGCTCAAACGTTGTATTCGCATCCTGCTTCACTCTCATTTGGTTACAGCCACCCACAGCAACTGTACACGCTAGAGCCATCACGCAAATGGGCCAATACTTCTGCATCGATGCTACCCTCCCTCGGTTACCCTTAGGTCAGCCTCATGTGAGGTCCCAGGGTAATAGTCCCTTTTAGCGTTTCCGGGGAGGAATAGGCTTATTCTACTTGCAAGCCTCTCTTGCGCGATTAGGTTTTACAGGTGGTAATACAAGACTCGATCCTGCTCTCTCACTTCAATCTGATGGAGAATCATCAACAAATCGATGTGCCCCAATGTCTCGGATAGCGTTAATGGCAATTCTTTTTGGTACAAGCCCGGAAATAAGAGAGCATTCAGTTCAAAAGCTGTCTTTTCTCCATCTGCAAGAAGCCTGCGGAGCATGTCTGTTCTCTCCCAGTTCTTTTGCAGACGAGTGAGTATGAGCTCTCGATGATTGTAAACCGGTTCACCGTGTCCACTCAGGACTTGTTCGATCTCCATGTCCGCACACATTTGCAGCGCTGTGCGGTATTGGATCAAAGTCAGTGGTCTTGTACTCGTACGATTCCGGGGTGGTTCAATAAACGCATTGGATGAAATGCGCTTAATGATATGGTCTCCACCAATCATGACTTGATCCTTTGCCCGATACAACGACAGATGGCTTTGGCTGTGTCCCGGCGTATACAGTACTTGCCAGTCCTCCAGGTACGG
This genomic stretch from Brevibacillus brevis harbors:
- a CDS encoding M42 family metallopeptidase, with amino-acid sequence MENKFQAELWNRLTQAPGAPGFEGPVREIMREYISSYTSELMYDNLGSIFGVMRGDENGPKIMVAGHMDEVGFMVTRISDKGFISFQTLGGWWGQVLLAQRVHIITDNGPVEGVISSIPPHVLSDDQRNRPMDVRNMYIDIGVDSREEAELAGIRAGQQIVPVCPLQVMANPRRIMAKAWDNRYGCSLAVELAKELHENPNHPNVVYVGATVQEELAGQRGAKTAAASIDPDLFLALDASPATDIPGVKDDGGKLGGGLLMRIYDPMYVMPVGLRELLISTCEEENIPYQIYVAKGGTDAGVVQYHGKGVPSAVIGIPSRYIHSHASIIDREDYEAAKRLLFSVIRKLDRATWESILPR
- a CDS encoding GNAT family N-acetyltransferase, translated to MAITLRKLTEFSEIEQLEGMEGKIWDPSSAIPHHMTLTMQKFGGLFLGAFDGEEMIGFLYSFPGFTNGEPHLCSHMLGFLPEYRKQGLGVQMKWLQKEEAAAAGYSKITWTYDPLETVNGVLNIAKLGGIVRTYLPNCYGELDDDFNRGLPTDRFLVEWMIGSDRVESRQAGKNLIPSLEQAPDLLRLEIKNGIPYPVEIDLSREEPIVLLPVPAFFQDVKRADMTVASMWREMTRELFTVYFAKGYVVTNIIRDESIVRYVLEKQPLTDILGVSSSLS
- a CDS encoding NAD(P)/FAD-dependent oxidoreductase, producing the protein MNPSQYKYDVIIIGGGPSGLMSAIAASGQGARVCLVEKGSKLGRKLIISGGGRCNVTNAKEQDELIKQMPGNGRFMYSALTQFGNREIIQFFEELGVSLKEEDRGRMFPVTDKAVTVAQALIDLLKQRGASIHLNAPVKEVLYSEGRVGGIMLQSGEKITAPCVIIAVGGCSVPQTGSTGDGYAWAKTAGHTITELYPTEVPLTANDSFIRDKSIQGLSLRDITMTLYAPNGKKINTQEGDMIFTHFGISGPASLRMGHYVSVSQRKYGAVPLSLTIDLMPDKTAEEIMSESWQLIEEQPKKAVKNAIKGFLPERIIPLLLAMAGISDETTYSHMKKQEWSKFTSLIKAFPLTITGTLSLEEAFITGGGVSVKEIDPRTMRSKLMDGLYFAGEVMDVHAHTGGYNITIAFSSGHSAGTHSAQEAFEFFYENDV
- a CDS encoding septation ring formation regulator EzrA, translated to MKRKLFMLCLAGMLLYTNPAYATPFPDKKDEVVQDADNYLKKEDRTAFANSLNGIPGSYKVVVVESTAPEAESPDIYAQKLFDNYNLADDALMIVLDMNTEQLGIYAGPSLQEKGATMAMLHEKIASFYDAFRTQKQYLTGIQTVIAEVNRELSRIESKQATAKPDATDASKAGESESSSTLGGIPWWIYLVGAVFAGLSIGLIYAMIRRRAIFAQVDDVEDWKEELVEKINVIEVEKPLRRSSGMTEVRYHHLADKKENLLRIRIPDVEMMILDAEEACDRFRFTLALGMLNEAREAISKIEEELDELKTDTSKVAVTKQENKVVVPEIGKQVEQMERRLSDLRLEYGLSFHELKASLDEVDTMRKLVKTARAAGDDIAAYETTQKAQQVLEQVGQAMELIPKLVQRVKKELPEEFKHLEEGIEQAVRDGFQLKQDSFDNALLQAKQLVMSAKSALEEGSLEMVLTHVKAFEVLIDATYQAIEDGVLARDEAAATVYAEVESEPQAEVNQGKDEKEFVQEEKRAEVGEAEQDDSLQQVAATSAPVEPEIRTPEPTLASETAHSNSEEDPAKPTPFQQTKVEEEQAVRGKASELSEAERSVLLQAIPQLFNKKAQKPAPAAKAEEPVYEEEEYELVMPKSQPEQEEMILEEEEQAYLVIETEDDALDELERISNTLVRLRQQIKRSYLPGIPDQLKYMFEEVVQTLGRVQMIMEQYRYDLEEVAMLIQDASDLVGETERMAERIITTCQMAEGAIQYTNRYRRQNRQVNDLLTKAEISFRQLAFAEAYQLAEEARLVIEGAPTEDDNGWLLRRKKKG
- the refZ gene encoding forespore capture DNA-binding protein RefZ, which translates into the protein MDQTKMRILSAAAKLFDVHGYKGTSVRQIASVAQVNSALISYHFEGKQGVLETLIASYFETLFRLLEELENEQENIPAYQRLEQVVQLYLQFQCEHAPITRLIHRELSVESMLAREVMTLYMSRWKHGLSRVIEGGVVSGEFLPVSIDRTVLAMTSQMIYPFLQPQMVRQVYDLEPSSEDFVQWLQTSIMCYLRGSLLPA
- a CDS encoding MBL fold metallo-hydrolase, whose translation is MTTNDGKQRIAMQVAPDIYCLEIPTPFDVGAVNVYLLKGERLTLVDVGPLTDAAWVALTEGLESVGVSVQEIDQVILTHHHVDHCGQLEKVRERSGAKTFAHPQATPYVQQDEQFMTFHDQFFEELYIQSGVPEKMMVIISKFHKLMKTFSAPSQIDFHLKHEQKVPYLEDWQVLYTPGHSQSHLSLYRAKDQVMIGGDHIIKRISSNAFIEPPRNRTSTRPLTLIQYRTALQMCADMEIEQVLSGHGEPVYNHRELILTRLQKNWERTDMLRRLLADGEKTAFELNALLFPGLYQKELPLTLSETLGHIDLLMILHQIEVREQDRVLYYHL